GGTCTTGATCACGATGCATCACATCATCAGCGATGGCTGGTCGCTGGGCGTCTTGATGGACGAGGTGGCGGAGATCTACCAGGCCGGCGTGGAAGGCACCGAGGAAGCGGATCTACCGGAGCTTCCGATTCAGTATGCCGACTACGCTCTGTGGCAGCGAGGATGGCTCCAGGGCGAGGTTCTGGAAGCCGAGATGGCCTTCTGGCGCGGTCTCCTGGGCGAGTCCCCGCCGGTGCTGCAGCTGCCCACCGACCGCTCCCGCGCGGTGGAAGGGGACGGCCTGGCGGCGGAGCGTTCGAAGGCTCTGTCCCGGGAGCTGTCCGACGCTCTGCGCGGCTTCTCCCGCCAACGTCGCACGACCCTCTTCATCACCCTGCTGGCGGCGACCCAGACGCTGTTGGCTCGCTGGTCCGGTCAGCCGCGCCTCACCGTCGGTACGCCGGTGGCCGGACGCAACTGGATGGAGACGGAGCCCCTCATCGGCTTCTTCGTCAACACCCTGGTGCTGCCCGCCGATCTCGCGACTCCGACGACCTTCAGCGAGTTCTTGGAGCGTGTACGGGACGTTTCCCTCGACGCGCAGGCGCACCAGGAGGTGCCGTTCGAAAAGCTGGTCGAGGAGCTGGAGCCGGAGAGGCATCTGGAGCATTCGCCGCTCTTCCAGGTGATGTTCACGGTGGAGAATGCGGACCGCCCCAGCGGTCCCGAGGTGGAGGGGCTGATCCTCGAACCCCTGGGCGGGGACGCTGGCAGCGCCAAATTCGAGCTCACGGTCCAGGTAGTGGACGATCCGGAGCAGATCGAGCTGGGAGTGGAATACGTCAGCGATTTGTGGGACGGCACCACCATGGCGCGTTTCCTCGACCATCTCGAGACGCTGCTCCAGGCGGTGATGGAAGCTCCCGACAGCCATCCTTGGGAGCTGCCTCTGATGCAGCCCGCGGAGCGTCACCAGCTGGTCCGCGAGTGGGGGCAGGCGCGCTACGGATATCCCGCCGGCGCCAACATCCCCGAGCTCTTCGCTCACCAGGTGCAGCGCACTCCCGATGCTCCGGCGGTGGTGGCCGCCGCCGACGGCGAAACCTGGAGCTACGCCGACCTGGCCCGCCAGTCCGGCGAGTGGGCCTCGCGTCTGCGAGCGTTGGGCGTCGGCCGCGGTGATGCGGTGGCGCTGTGCGCCGAACGTTCTCCGCAGATGGTGGCGGCGCTGCTGGCGATTCTCGAGACCGGCGGCTATTACGTGCCGCTGGCAGCGGACTATCCCGCCGACCGGCTGCGCTTCATGATCGAGGACACGGCGGCGCGGGTGTTGCTCACCGAGAGCGCGCTGGTCGAGGAGCTGCCGACGGAGGGCCTGAGCCTGTTGCTGCTCGACGATCCGGCAGTAGGCGGAGAGGCGATGGGCGACGGCGGGGCCACTACCGGGGGCGACGCCGAGATCGACGCCGCCGATCTCGCCTATGTCGCCTATACCTCCGGCTCCACCGGGCGCCCCAAGGGCGTGGCCGTGCCACACCGCGCGGTGGCCCGCCTGGTGCGCGGCGCCAACTATGCGGATCTGGGGCCGGAGCAGGTCTTCCTCCAGCTGGCGCCGGTGTCCTTCGACGCCGCCACTCTGGAGATTTGGGGACCGCTGCTCAACGGCGGCCGCTTGGTGCTCATGCCGCCGGAGCGGCCGACTCCGGAGCGCATCACGGAGGTGGTGGAGCAGCACGGAGTGACCACCCTGTGGCTCACCGCCGGGCTCTTCCATCTGATGGTGGATGAATGTCTCGAGGGCCTGCGGCCTTTGCGCCAGCTCCTCGCCGGTGGTGACGTGCTGTCGCCGGAGCGGGTGTTGGCGGTGCTCGGATTGGAGGACGGTCCGCGGGTGATCAACGGTTACGGTCCGACCGAGAACACCACCTTCACCAGCTGCTGGCCGATGGAGCGTCCGGACCAGGTTGGAGAGACGGTGTCCATCGGCCGCCCGGTGTCCAACACCACGGTGGCGGTGCTGGACCGGCGTCTGCAGCCGGCCCCGGTGGGTGTGTTCGGTGAGCTTTGGGCCGGCGGTGACGGATTGTCCCGCGGATATCTGGGGCGGCCGGGCCTCACCGCCGAACGGTTCCTCCCCGATGCCACCGGCGAGACCGGTGCCGGCGGACGTCTGTATCGCACCGGCGACCTGGTGCGCTGGCGCGGCGAGGGCGTGTTGGAGTTCCTGGGTCGTAGCGACTTCCAGGTCAAGGTGCGGGGTTTCCGCATCGAACTGGGGGAGATCGAGGCCGCTCTTCTGGCGCTGCCGGAGGTACGGCAGTCGGTGGTGGTGAGCCGCCAGCGCAGCGCCGGTGGCAAGCACCTGGTGGGCTACGTGGTGCCGACGGAGGATCAGGACGGCGAAACTCCCAAGCTCTCGAGCCCCGCTTTGCGCGAGCAGCTGGCGGCGACGCTGCCGGATTACATGGTTCCGTCCGCGCTGGTGGTGCTGGAGGCCCTGCCTCTCGACCCCAATGGCAAGGTCGACCGCAAGGCCCTTCCGGAGCCTGCGGAGGGCCGAGCCGGGGACGCCGGTGAGTTCCTGGCGCCGCGGAACCAGACCGAAGCGATGGTGGCGGAGATCTGGGCGGAGGTCCTGGAGGTGCCCCAGGTGGGCGCCCGGGACGACTTCTTCGAGCTCGGCGGTCATTCGTTGCTGGCCACCCAAGTAATGTCCCGGCTGCGCTCTTCCATGGGTGCCGAAGTACCGCTCCGCGAGCTCTTCGAAGGCCCCACCGTGGAGCGTTTGGCGCAGGCGGTGGATCGTGCCCGTCGGGCTGACGCAGGCCTCGCTCCTCCGCCGCTGACCCCGGTACCTCGGGACACGGCGCTGCCCCTGTCCTTTGCCCAGCAGCGTCTGTGGTTCATCGACCAGCTGGACCCCGGCTCGGCGGCTTACAACATGCCGCTGCCGCTGCACGCCGAGGGTGAGCTGGATATCGCCGCGATGGAGCGCGCCCTCACCGCGGTGGTGACCCGCCACGAGTCGCTGCGTACCCGCTTCGTCTCCGAGGCTGGACAGCCGCGCCAGGAGGTGCGCCCGGCGTCCTTCTTCGCGGTGCCGGTGATCGATCTCCAGGGGCTGCCGGAGGACCAGCGGGAAACCGTGCTCATGGACCTCGCCGCCGTCGAGGGAATGCGTCCCTTCGATCTGGAGCACGACCTGATGCTGCGCGGAGCCGCCGTGCGCATGAGCCCGCAGCACCACGCGGCGTTGTTCTCCATGCACCACATCGCCAGCGACGGCTGGTCCATGGGCCTGCTGGTGGACGAGGTCTCGTTGTTCTACCAGCACCAGGTGACCGGTGATGAGACTCTGCTGGAAGATTTGCCGGAGCTTCCGGTGCAATACGCCGACTTCGCCGCCTGGCAGCGCGATTGGCTGTCCGGTGAGGTCTTGGAGCAGGAGCTGGACTACTGGCGCGAGCGCCTGGAGGGAGCACCGCCGCTGCTCGAGCTGCCGTTGGATCGGCCGAGACCGGAGGAGCCCACGATGCTCGGCTCGTCGATTTCGGTGGAGCTCCCCGTGGCTCTCTCGGAACGCCTCCGGGGATTGGGCCGTCGCCATCAGGTGACGCCCTTCATGGTGCTGCTGGCGGGCTTCCAGACGGTTCTTGGACGCTGGGCCGGGCAGGACGATGTCAGCGTCGGCACTCCGCTGGCGGGCCGTAACCACCTGGAGGTGGAGAACCTCATCGGCTTCTTCGTCAACACCTTGGTGCTGCGCACCCGCTTCGAGGGTCTTCCGACCTTCGTCGACGTGCTCGCCCAGGTGCGCGAGCAGTCTCTCGAGGCTCATATGCACCAGGAGCTCCCCTTCGAGCGCCTGGTGGAAGAGCTTCAGCCCGATCGCAGTCTCAACCACTCGCCGCTCTTCCAGGTGATGTTCGCGCTGCAGAACGCTCCCGGCGGAGAGCTGCAGCTGGAAGGTCTCCAGCTGAGCCCGCTGGACTTCGACGAGAGCGTCGCCAAATTCGACCTCAATCTGGCCATGGAGGAGCACGAGTCGGCTTTTGAAGGGACCTTGGAGTACGTCACCGAGCTCTTCGACCGTACGACCATGGAACGTTTCCTTGGGCATTTCGAGAACCTGCTGGCAGCGGCGCTGGATTCTCCGGAGACGCCGGTGAGGGATCTCTCCTTGCTGAGCCCCGCGGAACGTCACCAGGTCACTCGCGAATGGAACGAGGCTCGCCGGCCCTACCCCCGGGAGGCGACGGTTCCCGATCTCTTCGCCCAGCAGGCGGGGGAGACGCCGGATGCCATCGCTCTGGTGCTGGCGGGCGACGGAACCACCGTCACCTACGGCGAGCTGGCGGTCCTCGCCAGCGGGCTGGCAGAGCGCCTCCGAGCCGCCGGCG
This window of the Acidobacteriota bacterium genome carries:
- a CDS encoding amino acid adenylation domain-containing protein, with the protein product WRGDGELEFLGRFDHQVKVRGFRIELGEVESALLSHESVRDAVVAAWGVGSSQRLVAYVETGREEPEGDEGHDPRLVQALKTQLRDRLPDYMVPSEILEMASLPRTPNGKVDRKALPEPAGVRPEQAGRYVAPRNQTEALVSEIWAQVLELDRVGVTDSFFDLGGHSLLATQVMSRLRSSLGAEVPLRALFEAPTVAELAREVDMARRGEGAEIPPLERAPRDGDLMLSFAQQRLWFIDQLEPDSDSYNMPLPMRVRGALDPALVEQALTRVVARHEVLRTRFEERDGQPVQVIEEARPWRLPVADLSGLDETAAEAEGLRLAGALGAMTFDLSRGPLMRSCLVRLEPEHSLVLITMHHIISDGWSLGVLMDEVAEIYQAGVEGTEEADLPELPIQYADYALWQRGWLQGEVLEAEMAFWRGLLGESPPVLQLPTDRSRAVEGDGLAAERSKALSRELSDALRGFSRQRRTTLFITLLAATQTLLARWSGQPRLTVGTPVAGRNWMETEPLIGFFVNTLVLPADLATPTTFSEFLERVRDVSLDAQAHQEVPFEKLVEELEPERHLEHSPLFQVMFTVENADRPSGPEVEGLILEPLGGDAGSAKFELTVQVVDDPEQIELGVEYVSDLWDGTTMARFLDHLETLLQAVMEAPDSHPWELPLMQPAERHQLVREWGQARYGYPAGANIPELFAHQVQRTPDAPAVVAAADGETWSYADLARQSGEWASRLRALGVGRGDAVALCAERSPQMVAALLAILETGGYYVPLAADYPADRLRFMIEDTAARVLLTESALVEELPTEGLSLLLLDDPAVGGEAMGDGGATTGGDAEIDAADLAYVAYTSGSTGRPKGVAVPHRAVARLVRGANYADLGPEQVFLQLAPVSFDAATLEIWGPLLNGGRLVLMPPERPTPERITEVVEQHGVTTLWLTAGLFHLMVDECLEGLRPLRQLLAGGDVLSPERVLAVLGLEDGPRVINGYGPTENTTFTSCWPMERPDQVGETVSIGRPVSNTTVAVLDRRLQPAPVGVFGELWAGGDGLSRGYLGRPGLTAERFLPDATGETGAGGRLYRTGDLVRWRGEGVLEFLGRSDFQVKVRGFRIELGEIEAALLALPEVRQSVVVSRQRSAGGKHLVGYVVPTEDQDGETPKLSSPALREQLAATLPDYMVPSALVVLEALPLDPNGKVDRKALPEPAEGRAGDAGEFLAPRNQTEAMVAEIWAEVLEVPQVGARDDFFELGGHSLLATQVMSRLRSSMGAEVPLRELFEGPTVERLAQAVDRARRADAGLAPPPLTPVPRDTALPLSFAQQRLWFIDQLDPGSAAYNMPLPLHAEGELDIAAMERALTAVVTRHESLRTRFVSEAGQPRQEVRPASFFAVPVIDLQGLPEDQRETVLMDLAAVEGMRPFDLEHDLMLRGAAVRMSPQHHAALFSMHHIASDGWSMGLLVDEVSLFYQHQVTGDETLLEDLPELPVQYADFAAWQRDWLSGEVLEQELDYWRERLEGAPPLLELPLDRPRPEEPTMLGSSISVELPVALSERLRGLGRRHQVTPFMVLLAGFQTVLGRWAGQDDVSVGTPLAGRNHLEVENLIGFFVNTLVLRTRFEGLPTFVDVLAQVREQSLEAHMHQELPFERLVEELQPDRSLNHSPLFQVMFALQNAPGGELQLEGLQLSPLDFDESVAKFDLNLAMEEHESAFEGTLEYVTELFDRTTMERFLGHFENLLAAALDSPETPVRDLSLLSPAERHQVTREWNEARRPYPREATVPDLFAQQAGETPDAIALVLAGDGTTVTYGELAVLASGLAERLRAAGVSRGEAVALAAERSPRMVAALLAILQVGGFYVPLAPEYPAERLRFMVEDAGVRVLLADRAMAEELPVEGLDVLWLDGEDGAEESAAGAPGALETGLDAQDLAYVAYTSGSTGKPKGVAVAHRAVVRLVSDANYTELGPERSVLHLSPVSFDAATFEIWGPLLTGGRVVLLAPERPTPENVGRAIAEHGVTTLFITAGLFHLVVDEQPEALQPLDHVLSGGEVLSPERVRRVIELPDGPVMSNVYGPTENTTFSTGFPMTSPEQVGTSVSIGRTVSNSSLWIVDRQLRPVPVGVAGELVLGGDGLARGYLGQPGLTAERFVPSPWPSDAVGQRLYRTGDLVRWRSDGNLEFIGRTDFQVKVRGFRIELGEVEAALLDQPQVRRAVVVAMADPHGSSKRLVAYVVPPEGSEKDGTQWPEAGGLRRALADDLPDYMVPSAFVVLEELPLNANGKVDRKALPDPDWSASTAVAPYRAPQTPTEGMVADLWADVLSLPRVGRDDDFFDLGGHSLLATQLMARLRDALGVEVPLRALFEGPSVAELARVVDETKVGESGLQAPPLEPMERPADGDGLPLSFAQQRLWFIDQLEPGSPVYNMPIPVQLVGPLTVAKLSQAVAGVIRRHEALRTTFSAAGEQPVQRIHPPEPSALPVADLTGLAPAVARAEAARLVGEDALRPFDLEHGPVLRISLLRLGDEEHVVVANMHHIVSDGWSLNLLTSEVGEFYESMNAGEEPDLDPLPIQYADYAHWQREWLSGDVLATEVDFWRDALSGAPPVLELPTDRPRPPARGITGGVYQIPFDGDLAEALRVRSRASGVTTFMTLLAGFQALLARYSGQDDISVGSPVAGRTHTEIEALIGFFVNTLVLRSDLSDSPDLTTLLHRVRDISLEAYAHQSVPFEKLVEELQPERSMAYSPLFQVMFVYQNTPREPVELTELRLEPFDPVGEGEDEKNVGETMAKFDLTLGVEEVGDDLSGSLEFSRDLFDETTAGRMVEHFQLLLRRWIEEPERSFREIELLSAAERQQLVEWNDTGRPRPAAQSLHQAFSA